One genomic segment of Dehalococcoidales bacterium includes these proteins:
- a CDS encoding CoB--CoM heterodisulfide reductase iron-sulfur subunit B family protein yields the protein MVEVSYYPGCSLHGIAREYNESTEAVSEKLGVNLAELEDWNCCGASSAHATSNELALALPERNLRLAGQVGMDLVVPCAACYSRLRAAEKELLADTTTEGAADKYQGGFQVKHLADFFWEDVGEDVILPEVTRPLAGLSVVCYYGCLITRPPRVTDVTDPDNPESMDNLMKTVGADVRDWSYKTDCCGAGHVLTLPRVAQQMIQKLLDMAQEAGADCIVSGCPMCQSNLDRAQEDISRETGKKYGVPILYFTELMGLAFGHPSAGKWFSRHIVDPRPLLKQKGLL from the coding sequence GTGGTAGAAGTTTCATACTATCCGGGATGCTCCCTTCATGGTATCGCCAGGGAGTACAACGAGTCCACCGAGGCAGTCTCCGAGAAACTCGGGGTCAATCTGGCGGAACTGGAGGACTGGAACTGCTGCGGAGCTTCCTCTGCCCACGCAACCAGTAATGAGTTAGCTCTGGCATTACCCGAGCGGAACCTCAGGCTGGCCGGCCAGGTGGGAATGGACCTCGTCGTCCCCTGTGCTGCCTGCTATTCAAGGCTGAGAGCGGCAGAGAAAGAGCTACTGGCCGATACGACCACAGAAGGGGCTGCCGATAAATACCAGGGCGGCTTTCAGGTCAAGCACCTCGCCGATTTCTTCTGGGAAGACGTTGGCGAAGACGTGATATTACCAGAAGTAACCAGACCGCTCGCGGGTCTTAGCGTTGTCTGTTACTACGGCTGCCTCATCACCAGGCCCCCCAGAGTCACCGATGTCACCGACCCGGACAACCCGGAATCAATGGACAACCTGATGAAAACAGTGGGTGCGGATGTCCGGGATTGGTCATACAAGACGGACTGTTGCGGGGCAGGCCATGTCCTCACCCTGCCCCGGGTAGCCCAACAGATGATACAGAAGCTCCTGGATATGGCTCAGGAGGCCGGAGCGGATTGCATCGTTTCCGGGTGCCCGATGTGCCAGTCCAACCTGGACAGGGCTCAGGAAGATATCTCGCGAGAGACAGGTAAGAAATATGGCGTCCCCATCCTTTATTTCACGGAGTTAATGGGACTGGCGTTCGGACACCCCTCGGCCGGGAAATGGTTCTCAAGACACATAGTGGACCCCAGACCACTGCTCAAGCAGAAGGGCTTGCTCTGA
- a CDS encoding 4Fe-4S dicluster domain-containing protein: MSIAQLPQEIIPNPSQRKMVEELSGERISVCFQCEKCTNGCPVTFAMDLVPHIAIRLLHLGLVDEVLRSDTIWVCASCETCATRCPNNINITRVMDTLRQLAQREGVKPSQRNVPLFHSAFLSSIRRHGRVHETEMAVDFTLRSEGIRGLLKQVSTGLAMFTRGKIKLLPPRLRGKRQIKDMFKKAGVTG, translated from the coding sequence GTGTCGATTGCGCAATTGCCCCAGGAAATTATACCCAACCCGTCGCAGCGAAAGATGGTTGAGGAGCTGAGTGGGGAACGGATATCCGTCTGTTTCCAGTGTGAGAAGTGCACAAATGGATGTCCGGTAACCTTCGCCATGGACCTTGTCCCTCACATTGCAATACGCCTCCTTCACCTTGGTCTGGTCGACGAAGTCCTTCGCAGCGATACCATATGGGTCTGCGCCTCTTGCGAGACCTGCGCGACGAGATGCCCCAACAACATTAACATTACCCGTGTCATGGACACTCTCAGACAGTTGGCACAGCGTGAGGGAGTCAAACCGTCACAGAGAAACGTCCCTCTATTCCACTCTGCCTTCCTCTCTTCTATTCGGAGACACGGCCGGGTACATGAAACTGAGATGGCAGTAGACTTTACCCTCAGGAGTGAGGGGATTCGCGGCCTTCTCAAACAGGTCAGCACCGGCCTGGCGATGTTCACCCGCGGAAAGATTAAGCTCTTGCCTCCCAGGCTACGAGGAAAACGTCAGATAAAAGATATGTTTAAGAAAGCGGGGGTGACAGGATAG
- a CDS encoding methylenetetrahydrofolate reductase — protein sequence MEREGGFYIMNIAQLAEQGKFIITTEIGPPKGVDIKEMLEIAELMRGRVDALNVTDQQSSVMRLGSLPVCRLLKESGLEPIFQMTCRDRNRIALQSDLLGAYTLGITNVLCLTGDSVSLGDHPQAKPVFDLDSVSLLCAARQLEGGKDLSGNDLEGAPEFCLGAVVSPESEPLEPQLIKMEKKVKAGAQFFQTQAVYDTRKLEEFMKAVAPLNVPVMVGIVLLRSAGMARFMNKSIAGIHVPDELIEEMEKTEKRAKTSVEIAARLINEMKGLCQGVHIMAIGWEKRVPEVLEAAGL from the coding sequence GTGGAGAGAGAAGGAGGCTTCTACATAATGAACATCGCCCAGTTGGCAGAGCAAGGGAAGTTCATCATCACTACTGAAATCGGCCCGCCAAAGGGTGTTGATATAAAGGAAATGCTCGAAATCGCCGAACTGATGCGCGGTAGAGTTGACGCATTGAACGTCACCGACCAGCAGAGTTCCGTAATGAGACTGGGTTCGTTACCCGTCTGCCGTCTTCTCAAGGAGAGCGGTCTGGAACCCATCTTCCAGATGACCTGCCGGGACCGTAATCGCATCGCTCTCCAGTCAGACCTACTCGGTGCCTACACGTTGGGAATTACTAATGTCCTCTGCCTCACCGGTGATTCTGTTTCTTTGGGTGACCACCCTCAGGCGAAGCCAGTGTTTGACCTCGATTCTGTGTCGCTGCTGTGTGCTGCCAGGCAATTGGAAGGAGGGAAAGACCTTTCCGGGAACGATCTTGAAGGAGCGCCCGAGTTCTGTCTCGGTGCTGTGGTCTCACCCGAATCCGAGCCCCTGGAACCTCAGTTAATCAAGATGGAGAAAAAGGTCAAGGCCGGAGCGCAGTTCTTCCAGACCCAGGCGGTATACGACACGAGGAAGCTCGAGGAGTTCATGAAGGCCGTAGCCCCGCTGAATGTGCCGGTAATGGTGGGTATTGTACTCCTCAGGTCGGCCGGTATGGCGCGGTTTATGAACAAGTCCATTGCCGGAATTCACGTCCCCGACGAGCTCATCGAGGAGATGGAAAAGACCGAGAAACGGGCTAAAACAAGCGTTGAGATTGCCGCTCGACTTATCAACGAGATGAAAGGCCTCTGTCAAGGGGTGCATATTATGGCTATCGGCTGGGAAAAGAGAGTACCGGAAGTCCTTGAGGCCGCCGGGCTTTAG
- a CDS encoding tetratricopeptide repeat protein — translation MATPVQPENDVSYQIKVTLKGSKPPIWRRLQVPGDISLHNLHLTVQVAMGWTNSHLYRFDIEGEQYGEPHPKDKLHGLARRNSRTTKLSRVVPMGKSKFIYEYDFGDGWEHQIVVEKILPAQAGVSYLVCMTGRRACPPEDCGGVWGYARLLELFSDPTHEEYDEMREWLGGDFNPEEFDLEGTNDALKYLAEDDVASKSKVKIGRNDPCPCDSGKKYKKCCGATSKPISLPDRRLMERNLLSIQKLMANQNFQSADEMNAYLKQFSGVGRIPQLNPETPLEEAQELIYQALESTEKKERIHLAMESLKVCDNCADAYVLLAEEAAETIEQARDWYRRGMDAGERALGPEVFTKEAGNFWGIIETRPYMRAREGLADCLYSLGEHDAAMEHYRDILRLNPNDNQGVRYKLLICLMETNDINAAKELLGQYPDEYSADWFFTRALIAFIQHGTGQESNKQLRQAMQYNPHVVPYLLGQRRLPRALPNRIGFGDEDEAASYVAEFADVWLGIPGVLEWVKAVTRGKR, via the coding sequence ATGGCAACCCCAGTGCAACCAGAGAATGATGTGAGCTATCAGATCAAGGTGACGCTAAAGGGAAGTAAACCACCGATCTGGAGGCGTCTCCAGGTGCCTGGCGACATCAGCTTGCATAACCTGCACCTAACTGTGCAGGTAGCGATGGGCTGGACTAACTCGCATCTGTATCGTTTTGACATTGAAGGCGAGCAATATGGCGAACCTCACCCAAAGGATAAGTTACATGGTCTGGCAAGGAGGAACTCCAGGACCACCAAACTGAGCAGGGTGGTGCCCATGGGGAAAAGCAAGTTTATCTACGAATACGATTTTGGTGATGGTTGGGAACACCAGATCGTGGTGGAGAAAATTCTGCCGGCGCAAGCTGGGGTGAGTTATCTGGTTTGTATGACAGGGAGACGTGCCTGTCCGCCAGAAGATTGTGGCGGAGTCTGGGGTTATGCGCGTCTGTTAGAACTCTTCTCTGACCCCACCCATGAAGAATACGATGAAATGAGGGAGTGGCTCGGTGGGGACTTTAACCCTGAAGAGTTTGACCTTGAGGGGACCAACGACGCGTTGAAATACTTGGCTGAAGATGATGTTGCATCTAAGTCGAAGGTTAAGATTGGAAGAAACGACCCATGTCCCTGCGACAGTGGGAAGAAATACAAGAAATGCTGTGGGGCAACCAGTAAACCGATATCGCTTCCTGATCGGAGATTGATGGAGCGTAATTTACTATCTATTCAAAAGCTGATGGCAAACCAAAATTTCCAGTCCGCTGACGAGATGAATGCCTATCTTAAACAATTTTCCGGAGTAGGTCGCATTCCCCAATTAAACCCTGAGACTCCATTGGAAGAGGCACAGGAACTTATTTATCAGGCATTGGAAAGCACAGAGAAAAAGGAGCGAATACATCTGGCGATGGAATCCCTCAAGGTATGCGATAATTGTGCCGATGCCTATGTACTTTTAGCGGAAGAGGCTGCTGAAACAATCGAGCAGGCGCGAGATTGGTATCGGAGAGGTATGGACGCAGGCGAGCGTGCTTTGGGACCTGAGGTATTTACCAAAGAGGCGGGTAATTTCTGGGGCATAATTGAGACACGACCATACATGCGGGCTCGTGAAGGGCTGGCTGATTGTCTCTACTCTCTTGGTGAGCATGATGCTGCCATGGAGCACTATCGGGACATACTGCGATTGAATCCCAACGATAACCAGGGTGTTCGTTACAAACTGCTGATCTGCTTGATGGAGACAAATGACATCAACGCTGCCAAGGAGTTGCTCGGGCAGTATCCAGACGAATACTCAGCAGACTGGTTTTTCACGCGGGCGTTAATCGCCTTTATCCAGCACGGTACCGGTCAAGAATCGAATAAACAACTCCGGCAAGCGATGCAGTATAATCCCCACGTTGTTCCTTACTTGCTTGGGCAGAGAAGATTGCCCCGTGCTCTTCCGAATCGAATTGGTTTTGGCGATGAGGATGAAGCTGCATCATATGTTGCCGAATTCGCAGATGTGTGGCTTGGCATCCCTGGTGTGTTGGAGTGGGTGAAGGCAGTAACTCGAGGCAAGAGATAG